The region TGGTCAGCTAGCTATGCACACTGTTCACACTAGTAGTACCCTTAAACACCCAAGAAATCTCCAGGGCTCAGCAAACCAGCCAGGAGCAGGAGCGGGAATGTAAAATCAAACCTTGCTCAAGTGGAGCCTAGCTCAACATAGTCTCCTTTTCAATTCCCACTGGTGATTCCCGCCGCCACTGACCCACAGAATCCACAGTTCCAAGGTGAATACTCGGAGATACTCACATAACCCGGCTACATTAGGGAGGTGGTTAAGAAGCAGAATACCCTAAGCTACTAAAGGAACCTCTAGAATCTTCCAGAATCCTCCTACCTTACTCTTCAGCTCCTCTCGAACTTTCTGGAGAACATGTGGGTAGAGCCCCAGGTAAGTGATCAGAGATGTAGCTGCACTCGCCGTGGTTTCATGCCCTCCAAAGAGGAGTTCGGTTGAAGATTGTTTCAGCGCCTAAGAACCGAGGAAGACTGCCATTTTCACGTTTTGCAGTTTTGCAGGGAGTTTTCTCAGAACCCGACTGAACATTCATAAGGCAAAACTAGAAGGGTTCAACATTTGCCACGGAACCCCACATCTTTCAAGGCAGTGTGGAAACCCCTTTCGCTGGGCTAGGGCAGGAAGACAGTACCCATGCCCGCCACAGGGGCCTTCGGACTGAAAGCCTGGGTTTTCTTTCAATTCCCCAAGTTTCTTTATTCACATTTTGCAAGTTTTCAACTTCCCTTTGAAACCTGGAGAGGCGAGGGGACCCTCCGGGCTCAGCCTCTTCTCATCCACTGCGGGCTGGGCTGGGTACCCACTCCAGGAAGCTGGGCCCCAGGGTGGCAGCGCCTTTGGGGACCCCAAGAGTTGGGCTTAGAAAGCAAGAGGGACCAAACTtcgcagtacacacacacacacacacacacacacacacacggctcaccTGCATGTCCAGCCGCTCTCCCCTCTCCCAGGAGTGCTCGATCAACAGCTGCAGCGCGTCTTTGCAGCCCCCTCCCTGTTCTGCGGCCCGCAGCCTGCGGATCTTGGCGTGGATGTTCTCCTCGATGCGCGCGTGGATGAGATTCCGCGCCTTCATGCCCTGAGCGCGCAGAGTGTGAGTGATGGTCAGCCAAcgcccgcctcccgccccccTAGATCCACGGGCGCGCGTCCTTCTTACCCGGTACAGCCCACTGAAGGGCACGTCGATGGGCAGCGAGAAGAGGTTTCGGGTCATCTCCTCGAAGGCCTCCACGAGCTGCTGCTCGCCCTCCTCACCGCCCGCCTTCGGGGGCTCGCAGCCCAGCAGGATGCGCGTGGCGATGCGGAACGTGAGGCGCTTCACCTCGGGGTAGACAAGCAGGCCGCGCTCGCCGCAGCTCAGCCACCGCTCCAAGCAACTGCCCACCTCCTCCGCGATCACTGGCACGTAGCACTGGAGTGCCTCGCGACTGAAAGCCCGCATGATCACCTGAACCCCAAAGAGCAGACAGGGTGAACATCCACCGTGCGGGTGCACCCCCAGCCTCTGCAGATCCTCCAGCACCACAGGCTAGGAAAGGTAAAGGAGGCTCCGGGAGGGTTGTCATCCACGCCTCACGTGGCTGGCACTCGCCAGCACTCACCTGCCTGAGCTCTTCCAATGAATGGGGTCCCCCCTCCCTACCCAGGCTTTGAGTCTTCCGCCCTCACCTTCTTGCGCTGCTTGTGCGAGGAATCGTGCAGGTTGGAGAGGCAGCCAGAGCCCAGAATGGTGCGCACCGACGCCGGCCAGTGCACCGACACCAGCCGATGCTCCCCCAGCAAGATGCGCCGCACGTTGTCAGCACCCATCACCCGCACCGTGGGCCGTCCGAACAGATGTGTCTTGTAGATGAAGCCGTATTTCCTGCGCTTCATCTGCAGGAACTTCCTCCGCTGGGGAAGAGCGGTGGAGGAGGAGACACAAGGCGTGAGGGGGCGCCGGGACCGTCGCGCCTCCCGCTAgtcccagctcccagcctccgGGCTAAGCGACATCAACCCGCGGCTACAGCAGAGACCAGAACCGAGCCGGGCTCCGGGTAAGCGTCCAGCCCCACACCCCGAAGCTTCCTTACCTGCAGTACCATCTGCAAGGTCTCCCCAAAGAACGGAAAGCCCATAGTCCCTGGAGGCAAAGGCAGGGCGCAGCTGCGGTCGCGGCTGCTCACGCAGTACAGGTCCCAGAGCTTGATCGCCGCCAGGAagagcagcagcggcagcacgAAGGTGCAGAGCGCGCTGGCCAGCAGCGCCGGGAGCCCCATGGCGCACCGTGGCCTCCCGCGCCACCTGCCGCCGCCGCCAGCGCTCCAAACCCTGCCGCGCGCTTGTTTTATAGGCGGTCCAGGTTACTGCCCACGTAGTTTACCTTGGTCAAATTAATTCCCTCAAAGTTCATCTTTAATTGAGGATTGGGCCCCTAGCTCCTCCCCCCCGCGAGGCGCTGCCCAAAATCTTTAACCGTTTGTTCCACGCCGAGACAGAGGCGTCGCGGCGGCTGCTTCCCCTCCGAGCGCGCCTCCTggggtgtggggctgggagtaACACCTCCCCCATCCAAGGTGCGCCCACATCCACACAGCAGGGAGTGGGATTAGGGGGTGGACCGCGGCTCGGGTGACTGAGGCGCCGGAATTCTGAGTGCTGGGCTTCCTGGCGGTGTCTTTggaacatcccccccccccccccacacacacacacatccgacGGGCCGCCGCCCCAGCACAAAGCCGCCTTCCAGGCTTTTCATTCACAGGAGCTGGGTGAGCTTCTTTCCACCTGCCCGGGAAGCGAAGGCAAGTGCCCTGTGGAACCGTCACCCAGCACAGTCGCACCCCTTCCCCCGGGCACGTAGGACAAACGAGAACCAAAACGCCGAGGCGCTTCCTCACACTGTTCTGAGGATAGCAAGTCCACCCCAGGGCCAGAATCCAGGCGAGAGCCACCTGGGCCGGGCGAGTCCCAGCTCCCCACCCACCTTGAGGGAGCCAGCACACAGGAAGGTCTTCAATCAGTACGTACTCGGACGACCCAGTGGCGGACCCGCGGCGACAATTCATCCGCGGCTCGGTAGCCAATGCCTAGCTGTGCGATCTGGCCAAGCCAATCCAATTCCTGTGGTCCCAGCGCTCACAGTCCCAGCTAGACCGCCACGAAGGTCCGTAGTCCGGGCTggacagagggaggggagggagccggTGCGTCCTTACCTCCATCTCTACCTGATCTTGGGCAAGTCATCACACATCCTTGAACTCGTTTCCTCCCCTTTAGGATGCTGGAGatcatccccagccctctacaacACTGGGCGCTTGTGAGTTAGCAAAGGGAGGTTCTCGTTGCAAATACTCTCCACAGCTCCAGGCACGCTGGGTCTGGACTCCGGGCACGCTGGGTCTGGACTCCGGGCACGCTGGGTCTGGACTCCACCGCGCGTGTGCTTCCCCCCTCACGCTGGCCCCTAAATCCAGGCCCCTACTCCTGCTAAGGCGAGCCTGGGAGGAATCCGCATTGGGAATTGGGTCCTCTGGACTCAGCCCAATTCCAACCAGCCGCTCCTGTGGCCAGGACCTGAGCTCGTGGACGGCCGGATGCGCaatgcgccccggccccgccacgCCGCTTGGGGACCAGTTAGTCATGGCCACGTGTGATCTCGGTCCGCGCGCTGGACGCACCAGCAGCGCGAAAGCGAAACAGAAGGACGTGCGTGCGTTTGGTTAGATCTGACTTGGAGATGCGCGCCCCGCACATAAGGGAAATGGAAACCCCTTTGATCCTGAGGACTGTTAAATACATGGTCCTCCCGCAGCTGTCCCCAAACTTCGAGGAGTCAGAAATATCTGCTCAAATCGTAAGGACTTGCACAGTCCAAGCCTGGGGCGCCACGGGGCGGGTTTCGGGGAGTGAGCGCGTCTCCGGAACACTGTCTGGCGCTTCAGAGGTCTGGGAGACGGCTCCTCCTACTATTATTTCTTCTAACTACTGGGTAACTGTAAGGAATGCGAGCCCGCTCGGGGCACCCGGAGCCACCAGGGAAAATCTGGCTGGAGGTTAAATTCTCAAAAATCCTGGGTCCTCCCCTTTTTTTGGAGAGCGCCTGCGGCCGGAGTGCTAGCCCTGCTGGCGGGGGCGTGACCTGGGGCCCAGTCCCAATCCTCTGGCCTGAC is a window of Perognathus longimembris pacificus isolate PPM17 chromosome 2, ASM2315922v1, whole genome shotgun sequence DNA encoding:
- the LOC125342996 gene encoding cytochrome P450 26A1 codes for the protein MGLPALLASALCTFVLPLLLFLAAIKLWDLYCVSSRDRSCALPLPPGTMGFPFFGETLQMVLQRRKFLQMKRRKYGFIYKTHLFGRPTVRVMGADNVRRILLGEHRLVSVHWPASVRTILGSGCLSNLHDSSHKQRKKVIMRAFSREALQCYVPVIAEEVGSCLERWLSCGERGLLVYPEVKRLTFRIATRILLGCEPPKAGGEEGEQQLVEAFEEMTRNLFSLPIDVPFSGLYRGMKARNLIHARIEENIHAKIRRLRAAEQGGGCKDALQLLIEHSWERGERLDMQALKQSSTELLFGGHETTASAATSLITYLGLYPHVLQKVREELKSKGLLCKNNQDNKLDMEILEQLKYTGCVIKETLRLNPPVPGGFRVALKTFELNGYQIPKGWNVIYSICDTHDVADIFTNKEEFNPDRFLLPYPEDASRFSFIPFGGGLRSCVGKEFAKILLKIFTVELARHCDWQLLNGPPTMKTSPTAYPVDNLPARFTHFQGEI